Part of the Nostoc sp. ATCC 53789 genome, ACTAAATCATCTAGTAATGGCATGGTTTTTCCTTTAAAAACTATTTGTATAACCCCGATTTATTAAATAAGTCGGGGTTGTAGATGTTAACCAATGATTGAAAGATAATTAGTTAATCTTTTTCTATAACTTTGGCATGTCCAGCATAAACAAAATGCTCGTTTCGGTTTCCTTTACTTTGATCGGGCCACTTAACCGAATAATGATTTTCTTCAAAAATGACATCTAAAATTGGGTAATCTCCTGGCTCAATCTCAAAGATAGAATCTTTTGGTAAGTCTGATGCCTGTTCTGTAGAAGGCTTTAAGAAAGTTTTTGTTGTAATTTCCAAAACGTATTTCTTATCAGCTTTAGGTTCCTTTGGTTTTGGCTGACCTATTAATCCATCTTTAATTGCTTCCGCCATTTTTTCAACATCGAATAGATCCATATCTACTTGGGCATCACAAAAGCAGCACTCAATTAAAATAGCTGGCATTTGTGTATTCTTAAGAACAAAGAAACCTGTATCTTTCACCCCTCTGTTATAAAAACCAAGTTGAACAATTTCTTTGAGAACTGATTCCGCAATACCTTGTGATGCGTTACTAATGGCATAAATTTCTGTGCCATGAGCTTTAGCGTTAAATTTATTAAAGTGAATCGAAACATAGACATTAACGTTATTGGCATTTGCCTTATTAGTTCGTTGTCTCAGAGAATCGGTTACGCTGCTAGCGCTTGTAGGAGTGCAATCGATGGCGGTATGATTTGCTGCTCTGAGTTTTTGTATCAATTGTGTACCAACTGCTTTAGTTAAAGCATCTTCTTGTTTGATGCCTGTTGCTCCTGTATCTGGAGGACAGTTGTGTCCCATATCAATACCAAATTTCATCTTGCTGATTTCCTTTTTATACTTTGAGATGTAAGCATAATTTAATTACACTGTATTAATTATTAGCTTAAATATAAGCGCTCTGTCGGTGAGATAAAGTGAGTTTTTGCTGTAAATAAATGTGACATTTTACGTAAAAATATCATTTCAAGAAGATATTTCTTAAGTTCAACGTAGAAATAAAGCAGGCTCACCCATGACAGCACAAGAGGCGCTGACTCTAGTCGATACTCTTTTATGCTCTACCTTTGGGCAAAGACTCAATGATGTTCAATCTGTGGTTTTGCGGGAAAGTTGGCTGGGGCACACTTATGCGGAAATTGCGGAGCAGATAAGTTATGAACACGACTATATCAAACAAGTGGGTTCTCAGTTGTGGCGATCGCTTTCTCAGGTAATTGGTGAAGAGGTTTGTAAAAAAAATATCCAATCTGTTTTACGTCGCTACCAGCAGTCTCAAAGGCTTGAATAATTGAAGAGCGATGTCTACGACGGACTATGACATTTGTAAAAAAGTTTGTGAATACAATTTTTATTTTTGACATATAGATAAAAGCAGACATTCCCAAACCAGCCTAGGTTGAGCATAAGCAAGCAAGTATTTACGAGATTGTTCTAGCTGATTAATAATACTGGGTTGATGCCAACGCTGCCAGTATAATTGCTGAAGATAATCAACTAACCACAGTTGGGCTTCTGTATCTAAATCCTTATCAATTTTCTTGGCTAACTCCAAGGCTTTGCGGTAGGAAGCAGGGGCTTTTTTCAAATCTTCGAGTAACTCCGGGGGAATAGTTTGTAATTGCTCGTAAGATGCGATCGCACTTCCAGCACTGCCAGCTGCTATACTCAGCACTGCCTGATTTTGCAAAATTTCTTGATGACTTGTTTGTGTAAGTACAACAGCCAAAGACTGTGCATCTAAGCGATAAAAAGGAATGCGTTGACAGCGTGACACCAAAGTTGGCAAAACAGACTCAGGTGTAGGTGCAATTAAAATTAACGTCGCCTGTCCCGGTTCTTCCAAGGTTTTAAGTAAAGCGTTGGCTGCGGCTTCTGCCATTGTTTGGGCTTCTTCCAGCACCACCACATTTCTCGGCGCTTCCAAAGGCGGACGACTTAAAAACTCGGTAATTTCCCGAATTTGCTCTAGCCGAATTACAGGTGGTGCTTTACGCTTAAGTCCTTTCTCAACCGCTTCTGCTGCTGTTAATCGTTGTCCCTGATATTGGTACGTCGGTTGCACCCACAACAAAGCTGGATGGTTCCCCTGACGCAAACGGTTTTGTAAAGCCGCAGTGACTCCCATCTCGCTAGAAAATAGCAATTCTATAAAGCACCTGGCTGCTAAACTTCTTCCTACACCATCTGGCCCCACAAAGAGGTACGCTGGAGCAACCCGGTTTTGTCTGACAGCCTGAGTCAGTAATTCTATGGCTTGCTGTTGTCCTACAAGTGTTGCAAATGGGTCAATAGTCATTAGTTAATTGTAGAGTGACATTCTCACTTCTACAAGGATTTTGGGATACAAAGTAGTTCTCGTACCTTGAGAGAAGCCTTTATACTATTTCACTTGAAAGTTGATACAAATAGGCAGCAGGGCGAAAAAGTTAGAGACAAATTAGGCTTTTCGGTAAATGGTATTACGCATATAAAATAGAGTGTAAATTTGCACATAAATACTTAAACTTATAGCAATAAAATTTTGATATTTAATAGCTATTCTCTAGGTATTCAACTCCTAAAAGATAATCTTTTTTTAGCTTCTGCACTTATCTAGCAACTATACTTTAAGGTAATTTAAACCTTAGCCAATATTCATTAAGAAAGGCAAACATTATCAAATATTTTTTTGGTTTTCGATAAGCTGAATAAATAGATAAAAAGATGGAAGCATCCAAGTTTTTCAAAAAATCACGGGATTGACGCAAAAATCCTTTATAAATCTCTTGACGTTGTGTTATTTACGGTTCGTTTCTTATTCAATTATCTTCTGCTAACGAAACCTCATCTATGTTGAAACCTAGAGTTTTTAAAAGATATATTTATGTAGGTTGGGTGGAGTGAAACGCAACCCAACATTACCACCTTATTTATGTTGGGTTACGCGATCGCTGCACCCAACCTACAAAACTACGGTTCTCAAGGTAGACAAGGTTGATCTGCAAGCCTTGGCAAAAATTCGTAGCTAAGTTAAGTGGCTGCTTTAAAC contains:
- a CDS encoding N-acetylmuramoyl-L-alanine amidase; translated protein: MKFGIDMGHNCPPDTGATGIKQEDALTKAVGTQLIQKLRAANHTAIDCTPTSASSVTDSLRQRTNKANANNVNVYVSIHFNKFNAKAHGTEIYAISNASQGIAESVLKEIVQLGFYNRGVKDTGFFVLKNTQMPAILIECCFCDAQVDMDLFDVEKMAEAIKDGLIGQPKPKEPKADKKYVLEITTKTFLKPSTEQASDLPKDSIFEIEPGDYPILDVIFEENHYSVKWPDQSKGNRNEHFVYAGHAKVIEKD
- a CDS encoding DNA polymerase III subunit delta', yielding MTIDPFATLVGQQQAIELLTQAVRQNRVAPAYLFVGPDGVGRSLAARCFIELLFSSEMGVTAALQNRLRQGNHPALLWVQPTYQYQGQRLTAAEAVEKGLKRKAPPVIRLEQIREITEFLSRPPLEAPRNVVVLEEAQTMAEAAANALLKTLEEPGQATLILIAPTPESVLPTLVSRCQRIPFYRLDAQSLAVVLTQTSHQEILQNQAVLSIAAGSAGSAIASYEQLQTIPPELLEDLKKAPASYRKALELAKKIDKDLDTEAQLWLVDYLQQLYWQRWHQPSIINQLEQSRKYLLAYAQPRLVWECLLLSICQK